One Rhipicephalus microplus isolate Deutch F79 chromosome 4, USDA_Rmic, whole genome shotgun sequence genomic window carries:
- the LOC142814095 gene encoding uncharacterized protein LOC142814095 gives MSSGDIGAASTAQLGRGTRNMDESSQDYQIILPRLPSNDSTLHTVFLHADIKARPYRVEDFRDALIRLALLPEVAALGAYQMNHVWAITFKDEEGKKRILAAGDIVVKNQRCITIDPNHQDTKLKIHWLLFNVPDDEVRAALAPYGKVNEIVRERWRVYGCTDKGSSTRVVSIRLKAGLTVDDLPHQLRIAGDLTLVVVAGRAPLCLRCRGTGHIRRDCRAPRCTVCRRFGHNESGCMRTYASVAGPAGGEELSEHHMDEAEAEELIGARREEPKPKLTPLTPRPTGAETTSNKDKGSTKDVQSTRNTQDITALAAQEEMSENMDTSNTCKRPREEAEGKKAATTKEVEEPPAKAMNVRRRPAPNILSERRIAENLPPTQVQQTQLPQQQPVPNQQTLHQRLTDQQQKGPSAGPPSDQKPP, from the coding sequence ATGAGCTCCGGCGATATCGGAGCGGCATCAACGGCCCAGCTCGGTCGTGGTACCAGGAACATGGACGAATCGTCACAGGATTATCAGATTATTTTGCCCCGACTGCCATCAAATGATTCAACGCTGCATACTGTCTTTTTGCACGCTGATATCAAGGCGCGGCCGTATCGCGTTGAGGATTTCAGGGACGCTCTTATTCGTTTGGCTTTGCTTCCCGAGGTTGCTGCCTTGGGGGCGTACCAAATGAATCATGTTTGGGCCATCACTTTCAAGGACGAGGAGGGCAAGAAGAGAATACTCGCTGCTGGGGACATTGTGGTGAAGAACCAGCGCTGTATCACTATCGACCCTAACCACCAGGATACGAAGCTGAAGATACACTGGCTACTGTTTAACGTTCCTGACGACGAGGTGAGGGCAGCGTTGGCTCCTTATGGCAAGGTGAACGAAATAGTGCGAGAGCGCTGGCGCGTGTATGGATGCACCGACAAAGGCTCTTCGACGCGAGTGGTGAGCATCAGGCTCAAAGCTGGCCTCACGGTGGATGACCTCCCACATCAGTTGCGGATTGCCGGAGACCTCACGCTAGTTGTCGTCGCGGGAAGAGCACCGTTATGCCTGCGTTGCCGCGGAACAGGTCATATTAGGAGGGATTGCCGAGCCCCACGTTGTACAGTGTGTCGGCGTTTTGGGCATAATGAGAGCGGCTGTATGAGAACATATGCAAGTGTAGCAGGGCCCGCGGGAGGCGAAGAACTTTCCGAGCATCACATGGACGAGGCTGAAGCAGAAGAGCTGATAGGGGCGCGTCGGGAGGAACCGAAACCCAAGTTGACGCCCCTTACGCCACGCCCCACAGGTGCTGAGACGACGTCTAACAAAGACAAGGGTTCTACAAAAGACGTGCAATCCACGAGGAACACACAAGATATAACGGCGCTTGCAGCACAGGAAGAAATGTCGGAAAACATGGACACGTCAAATACATGTAAAAGGCCCAGGGAAGAGGCGGAAGgcaagaaggctgctacaacgaaagAAGTGGAGGAACCACCGGCCAAGGCGATGAACGTGCGCCGTAGACCGGCACCTAACATCCTCAGCGAACGTCGAATAGCCGAGAACCTCCCACCAACCCAGGTGCAACAGACACAACTGCCGCAGCAGCAACCAGTGCCGAATCAGCAGACATTGCATCAGCGACTGACAGATCAACAACAGAAGGGGCCTTCAGCggggcccccttcagatcaaaagCCCCCGTAA